In Lysobacter firmicutimachus, one genomic interval encodes:
- a CDS encoding SGNH/GDSL hydrolase family protein, translated as MKTLFRNKAGRWLSAAALLALSAPGLANTLNQNVSWTIDRAGTTAKYRVVAYGDSIFAGYNGSISNAARYSAPTVDGEYLSARWNADIESVRRAKSGAVARDVYENKIVAERSYMQAASTRVVSFEMCGNDGLQARSAFKSQSGTCDYSGLDAAINSCKTYVAAAMDYINANAHANTRLKVISNLYYPGYNADNVQSSCRDAGTGQTVNLRDRFLPAIAKMNYWMCEYARQKGFQCVDSFAQYMGADYDSNGDGQVDADALRYVSGESEASYINRTAVTLRSTLRDANTKFVSSSSSFDYIQSDDTHPTYTGGTVSAGLWGGSTGTGAPRYSSFSNGRSPIWNQYGHERMGWALSVYQPANP; from the coding sequence ATGAAGACTCTGTTCCGCAACAAGGCGGGGCGGTGGCTCTCGGCTGCCGCGCTGCTCGCGCTGTCGGCTCCGGGCCTGGCCAATACGCTCAACCAGAACGTGTCCTGGACCATCGACCGGGCCGGGACCACGGCCAAGTACCGCGTGGTCGCCTACGGCGATTCGATCTTCGCCGGCTACAACGGCTCGATCAGCAACGCGGCGCGGTACTCGGCGCCGACCGTGGACGGCGAGTACCTGTCGGCGCGCTGGAACGCCGACATCGAGAGCGTGCGCCGGGCCAAGTCGGGCGCGGTGGCGCGCGACGTCTACGAGAACAAGATCGTCGCCGAGCGTTCTTACATGCAGGCCGCCTCGACCCGGGTGGTGAGCTTCGAAATGTGCGGCAACGACGGCCTGCAGGCGCGCTCGGCGTTCAAGTCGCAGAGCGGCACCTGCGACTACAGCGGCCTGGATGCGGCGATCAATTCCTGCAAGACCTACGTCGCGGCGGCGATGGATTACATCAACGCCAACGCGCACGCCAATACCCGGCTGAAGGTCATTTCCAACCTGTACTACCCGGGCTACAACGCCGACAACGTGCAGAGCTCGTGCCGCGACGCCGGCACCGGGCAGACGGTGAACCTGCGCGACCGGTTCCTGCCGGCGATCGCCAAGATGAACTACTGGATGTGCGAATACGCGCGCCAGAAGGGCTTCCAGTGCGTGGACAGCTTCGCCCAGTACATGGGCGCGGACTACGACAGCAACGGCGACGGCCAGGTCGACGCCGACGCGCTGCGCTACGTGTCCGGCGAGAGCGAGGCCAGCTACATCAACCGCACGGCGGTGACCCTGCGCTCGACCCTGCGCGACGCCAACACCAAGTTCGTCTCCTCGTCCAGCTCGTTCGACTACATCCAGTCCGACGACACCCATCCGACCTACACCGGCGGCACGGTATCGGCCGGTCTGTGGGGCGGCAGCACGGGCACCGGCGCGCCGCGCTACTCGAGCTTCAGCAACGGCCGCAGCCCGATCTGGAACCAGTACGGGCACGAGCGCATGGGCTGGGCGCTGTCGGTGTATCAACCGGCCAATCCCTGA